A window from Streptomyces sp. NBC_00271 encodes these proteins:
- a CDS encoding FAD-binding oxidoreductase, producing MQRRTFIGGGAAALAAAATAACNGKGSGGKAAATDTADASIHTATASTGTGSGLAAHAAANWTALAKDLDGSLVRPGDRSWSTAHQLYNTRFDSLKPTAVAYVAHADDIRTTMAYARAHNIPLSIRNGGHSYAGWSSGNGRLILDVSKLNTIRASANEAVVGAGSKLIDVYRALAAKGVTIPAGSCPTVGVSGLTLGGGHGVVSRAYGLTCDSLTQATLITADGKQVVANASENKDLFWALRGAGNGNFGVVTELRFKTHAAPQAVSAYMTWPWAKAAAVVKAWQEWGPSQPDEIWSSLHLENGSGTPTVAVAAFSLGTYGELQNAVDRLATKVGGPARSVSLKKHSYKESMEAYAGCSSFPTEAQCHLPGSTPGRSSQGALGRETYAARSDFFDHSISAAGIQTLLHQISSVRGGAGSIALTALGGAVNRVSPTATAFVHRRSRMLAQYIASWGAGASGTTVQSWLTSAHSAMAPYASGAAYQNYTDATLTNWRKAYYGDAATRLAALKKQYDPNRFFTFPQSL from the coding sequence ATGCAACGGCGTACGTTCATAGGTGGCGGCGCGGCCGCACTCGCGGCAGCGGCCACGGCCGCGTGCAACGGCAAGGGCAGCGGGGGCAAGGCGGCGGCCACGGACACGGCCGACGCGTCCATCCACACGGCCACCGCCAGCACGGGCACGGGCAGCGGCCTGGCCGCTCACGCCGCCGCCAACTGGACGGCCCTCGCCAAGGACCTCGACGGCTCGCTGGTCCGCCCCGGCGACCGCAGCTGGTCGACGGCCCACCAGCTGTACAACACCCGCTTCGACTCCCTGAAGCCCACCGCCGTCGCGTACGTCGCCCACGCGGACGACATCCGTACGACCATGGCCTACGCCCGCGCCCACAACATCCCGCTGTCGATCCGCAACGGCGGCCACTCCTACGCGGGCTGGTCCTCCGGAAACGGCCGGCTGATCCTGGACGTGTCGAAGCTCAACACCATCCGGGCGTCCGCGAACGAGGCGGTGGTCGGCGCCGGATCCAAGCTGATCGACGTCTACCGCGCGCTCGCCGCGAAGGGCGTCACGATCCCGGCCGGTTCCTGCCCGACCGTCGGCGTCTCCGGTCTGACCCTCGGCGGCGGCCACGGCGTGGTGTCACGGGCGTACGGCCTGACCTGCGACAGCCTCACCCAGGCGACGCTGATCACCGCGGACGGCAAACAGGTCGTGGCGAACGCGAGCGAGAACAAGGACCTCTTCTGGGCCCTGCGCGGCGCCGGCAACGGCAACTTCGGTGTCGTCACCGAGCTGCGCTTCAAGACCCACGCCGCCCCGCAGGCCGTGTCGGCGTACATGACGTGGCCCTGGGCGAAGGCCGCCGCCGTGGTGAAGGCCTGGCAGGAGTGGGGCCCCAGCCAGCCGGACGAGATCTGGTCCTCGCTCCACCTGGAGAACGGCAGCGGCACGCCCACCGTCGCCGTCGCCGCCTTCTCCCTGGGCACCTACGGCGAACTCCAGAACGCCGTGGACCGCCTGGCCACCAAAGTCGGCGGCCCCGCGCGCAGCGTCTCGCTCAAGAAGCACTCCTACAAGGAGTCGATGGAGGCGTACGCGGGCTGCTCCTCGTTCCCCACCGAGGCCCAGTGCCATCTGCCGGGTTCGACGCCGGGCCGCTCCTCGCAGGGCGCCCTCGGCCGTGAGACGTACGCGGCCCGCTCGGACTTCTTCGACCACTCGATCTCCGCGGCCGGCATCCAGACGCTGCTGCACCAGATCTCCTCGGTCCGCGGCGGCGCGGGCAGCATCGCGCTCACCGCACTGGGCGGTGCGGTCAACCGGGTCTCGCCGACCGCGACGGCGTTCGTGCACCGGCGTTCCCGCATGCTCGCCCAGTACATCGCCTCCTGGGGCGCCGGCGCCTCCGGCACCACGGTCCAGTCCTGGCTGACCTCCGCCCACTCCGCGATGGCCCCCTACGCCTCCGGTGCCGCCTACCAGAACTACACGGACGCGACCCTCACCAACTGGCGCAAGGCGTACTACGGCGACGCGGCGACCCGCCTGGCGGCCCTGAAGAAGCAGTACGACCCGAACCGCTTCTTCACCTTCCCCCAGTCCCTCTGA
- a CDS encoding phosphatase PAP2 family protein, with protein MAGLAESGSNPDVDLLYDINGLAKDAPHWFDRGMEFVGEYGLLLAMVLLVLWCWWTVRRRGDENAAPSVAALVWAPLAAGVAVLVNVPIRGFVERPRPFVDHQGLDVLVSGKTDFSFVSDHATLTMAIGVGLFVANRRFGLVGIGVALLEGFCRVYMGVHYPTDVIGGFALGTAVALLLSPLAMALLTPVTKAVERSPRAGWLIRARSVGRAGQEALIPGARAERPEEPDLAA; from the coding sequence ATGGCTGGACTCGCCGAATCCGGTTCGAACCCCGACGTGGACCTGCTGTACGACATCAACGGCCTCGCCAAGGACGCGCCGCACTGGTTCGACCGCGGCATGGAGTTCGTCGGAGAGTACGGGCTGCTGCTCGCCATGGTCCTGCTGGTGCTGTGGTGCTGGTGGACCGTGCGGCGGCGCGGCGACGAGAACGCCGCCCCGTCGGTGGCCGCGCTCGTCTGGGCGCCCCTCGCGGCCGGCGTCGCGGTGCTGGTGAACGTGCCGATACGGGGCTTCGTGGAGCGGCCCCGCCCCTTCGTGGACCACCAGGGGCTCGACGTCCTGGTCAGTGGCAAGACCGACTTCTCCTTCGTCAGCGACCACGCGACGCTCACCATGGCGATCGGCGTCGGGCTGTTCGTCGCGAACCGGAGGTTCGGGCTCGTCGGGATAGGGGTCGCGCTGCTCGAAGGCTTCTGCCGGGTCTACATGGGCGTGCACTATCCGACGGACGTCATCGGCGGCTTCGCCCTCGGCACCGCCGTCGCCCTGCTGCTGTCCCCGCTCGCCATGGCCCTGCTGACCCCGGTGACGAAGGCCGTGGAGCGCTCGCCGCGCGCCGGATGGCTGATCCGGGCGCGGAGCGTGGGGCGTGCGGGGCAGGAGGCGCTGATTCCCGGGGCGCGGGCGGAGCGCCCCGAGGAGCCGGACCTCGCCGCGTAG
- a CDS encoding C40 family peptidase, giving the protein MRKTWVVVTAVAGVGLAFMSALVVGVYMVAGNLANGVGGGSVGLAKGAVPAAYQTLVQKWGNLCGAINPALLAAQLYQESGFNPNAKSPAAAEGIAQFIPGTWATHGIDGNGDGRRDVWDPNDAIPSAASYDCKLASYVKDAPGNTTENMLAAYNAGAYAVIKYGGVPPYKETQNYVKTITTLAKSFARPVSRVDPSQQAAAAIYYAQKKLGTPYLWGGNGTADQGGRFDCSGLTKAAYESVGVTLPRVANDQYNAGPHPARAELLPGDLVFFSDDLTNSRTIRHVGIYVGGGYMIDAPRTGAVIRFDPIDTPDYFGATRVTEDGAKALPTTV; this is encoded by the coding sequence GTGCGTAAGACGTGGGTCGTGGTGACCGCCGTCGCCGGGGTGGGGCTCGCCTTCATGTCGGCGCTGGTCGTCGGCGTCTACATGGTGGCCGGGAACCTGGCCAACGGAGTCGGCGGCGGATCGGTCGGGCTCGCCAAGGGTGCCGTGCCGGCCGCGTACCAGACGCTCGTACAGAAGTGGGGCAATCTGTGCGGCGCGATCAATCCGGCGCTGCTCGCCGCACAGCTGTATCAGGAGAGTGGATTCAACCCGAACGCCAAGAGTCCGGCGGCGGCGGAGGGTATAGCGCAATTCATCCCCGGCACCTGGGCCACGCACGGAATCGACGGCAATGGGGACGGCAGGCGCGACGTATGGGACCCGAATGACGCGATTCCGTCGGCCGCCTCCTACGACTGCAAGCTCGCTTCCTATGTGAAGGACGCGCCGGGGAACACCACCGAGAACATGCTCGCCGCTTACAACGCGGGGGCCTACGCGGTCATCAAGTACGGAGGCGTGCCGCCGTACAAGGAGACCCAGAATTATGTGAAGACGATCACAACTCTGGCGAAGAGCTTCGCGCGGCCGGTGAGCCGGGTGGATCCCTCGCAACAGGCCGCCGCGGCGATCTACTACGCGCAGAAGAAGCTCGGCACGCCCTACCTGTGGGGCGGCAACGGAACCGCTGACCAGGGCGGACGCTTCGACTGTTCGGGTCTGACCAAGGCGGCGTACGAAAGCGTCGGAGTCACCCTGCCGCGCGTCGCCAACGACCAGTACAACGCCGGACCGCACCCCGCGCGCGCGGAACTGCTTCCAGGCGATCTGGTGTTCTTCTCCGACGACCTCACCAACTCGCGGACCATTCGGCACGTCGGTATCTATGTGGGTGGCGGGTACATGATCGACGCACCGCGAACGGGTGCCGTCATCCGCTTCGACCCCATAGACACCCCCGACTACTTCGGCGCCACGCGCGTGACCGAAGATGGCGCGAAAGCGTTGCCGACGACGGTTTGA
- a CDS encoding trypsin-like serine peptidase, which produces MKRTTRPPGNRRNALFVVVVMLAVTSASVASADDGPGPFGVTVQADVNKASARVGALFDAGDGLSGHFCTASVVHSEGRDLLVTAAHCLDGGGKLRFVPGYRDGKAPYGIWDVKKTYVGDVWTGGQDEDSDVAFAEVAKRGAKGIEDVVGGNAFATGRETGATAVTVTGYPSTLDAPIICTNKPTVHSRTQQRIECPAFAGGTSGSPWVNGDGQVVGVIGGHEAGGDTDDVSFSVVLGKEAAKLYKAARKAG; this is translated from the coding sequence ATGAAGCGCACCACTCGTCCCCCTGGCAACCGGCGGAACGCTTTGTTCGTCGTGGTCGTGATGCTGGCCGTCACGTCCGCGTCCGTGGCGTCCGCCGATGACGGCCCCGGGCCGTTCGGCGTGACCGTGCAGGCCGACGTGAACAAGGCGAGCGCCCGTGTGGGCGCCTTGTTCGACGCGGGTGACGGCCTGAGCGGACACTTCTGCACAGCCTCGGTCGTGCACAGCGAGGGGCGGGACCTTCTGGTGACCGCCGCACACTGTCTTGACGGGGGCGGAAAGTTGCGGTTCGTCCCGGGATATCGGGACGGCAAGGCGCCGTACGGGATCTGGGACGTCAAGAAGACCTATGTCGGTGACGTCTGGACCGGCGGTCAGGACGAGGACAGTGACGTCGCCTTCGCCGAGGTCGCCAAGCGGGGCGCGAAGGGCATCGAGGACGTCGTCGGCGGGAACGCCTTCGCCACGGGGCGGGAGACCGGGGCCACCGCCGTCACGGTCACCGGCTACCCCAGCACCCTCGACGCGCCGATCATCTGTACGAACAAACCGACCGTCCACAGCCGAACCCAACAGCGCATCGAGTGCCCCGCCTTCGCCGGCGGCACCAGCGGCAGCCCCTGGGTGAACGGCGACGGGCAGGTCGTCGGGGTCATCGGCGGCCACGAGGCGGGCGGGGACACCGACGACGTCTCGTTCAGCGTCGTCCTCGGGAAAGAGGCCGCGAAGTTGTACAAGGCGGCGCGCAAGGCGGGTTAG
- a CDS encoding helix-turn-helix domain-containing protein yields the protein MRSNPTGRQLRFGAELRKLRERAGLTATGAGQLLGIKQTQVSNMEAGRVGVSAERVRALAGHYGCSDQALVDALSAMTTERSRGWWEEYREILPAALLDLAEVEHHAGRLRTAVTMHIPGLFQTTDHARELLRHVVPELSPPEIEHRVSFRVKRQTVLFTDAPTALVAVIHEAALRMRFGGLTVATSQLRHLLDMSERDHITLRVLPFATGSFPGSGQSVFYAGGPVPPLDTVRLDQSHGPVFLDAEAQLRMYRALLDRMESVSLAPEDSRDFIHKLIHDL from the coding sequence GTGAGGAGCAACCCGACGGGTCGCCAACTCCGCTTCGGCGCGGAGCTGCGCAAACTCCGGGAGCGCGCGGGCCTGACGGCCACCGGGGCCGGTCAGCTCCTGGGCATCAAGCAGACCCAGGTCAGCAACATGGAGGCCGGGCGCGTGGGCGTGAGCGCCGAACGGGTGCGCGCGCTCGCCGGCCACTACGGCTGCTCGGACCAGGCCCTCGTCGACGCGCTCAGCGCCATGACCACCGAGCGCTCGCGCGGCTGGTGGGAGGAGTACCGCGAGATCCTGCCCGCCGCTCTGCTGGACCTCGCCGAGGTGGAGCACCACGCCGGGCGGCTGCGTACCGCGGTCACGATGCACATCCCGGGCCTGTTCCAGACCACCGATCACGCCCGTGAGCTGTTGCGGCACGTCGTGCCCGAGCTCTCACCACCGGAGATCGAGCACCGGGTGTCGTTCCGCGTCAAGCGCCAGACCGTCCTCTTCACAGACGCCCCGACCGCTCTGGTGGCGGTCATCCACGAGGCGGCCCTGCGCATGCGGTTCGGCGGCCTCACCGTGGCCACGTCCCAGTTGCGGCACCTTCTGGACATGAGCGAGCGGGACCACATCACCCTCAGGGTGCTCCCGTTCGCCACCGGATCCTTCCCTGGTTCCGGCCAGTCGGTCTTCTACGCCGGCGGACCGGTCCCCCCGCTCGACACCGTGCGCCTCGACCAGTCCCACGGGCCGGTGTTCCTCGACGCCGAAGCCCAGTTGCGGATGTACCGCGCCCTCCTCGACCGGATGGAATCGGTGTCCCTCGCCCCCGAGGACTCGCGAGACTTCATCCACAAGCTGATCCACGACCTGTGA
- a CDS encoding DUF397 domain-containing protein codes for MADVPPDLDWVRAAPDDATGPGPWIELAFDAEDLVHIRETSDPTNIVTTTRKKWDAFVLGVQAGEFDHFVEGLEDERF; via the coding sequence GTGGCTGACGTCCCCCCGGACCTCGACTGGGTCCGCGCCGCCCCGGACGACGCGACCGGCCCCGGCCCCTGGATCGAACTCGCCTTCGACGCCGAAGACCTGGTCCACATCCGCGAAACCAGCGACCCCACCAACATCGTCACTACCACTCGGAAGAAGTGGGACGCCTTCGTTCTGGGTGTACAGGCGGGCGAGTTCGACCACTTCGTGGAAGGACTGGAGGACGAGAGATTTTAG
- the bla gene encoding class A beta-lactamase, which translates to MLGTTTTRRTLLTAATTTAATLALGAGPAYAEDPRQRDTRARLRELEARHGARIGAFAYNLRTEATVRHRAAERFPGCSVFKTLAAAAVLRDLDQHGETLARRIHYTAADLAGYSPKTGEPEHLAGGMTVGELCDAAIRHSDNTAANLLLRELGGPTAITRFCRSLGDPKTRLDRWEPELNTAEPWRVEDTTTPGAIAGTYARLVLGDALHYRDRDRLTTWLLGNTTSGDRFHAGLPEDWTIADKTGTGDYGTSNDVGIAWTPDGAPVALAVLSTKPAQDAAADSPLVAATASVLAAAVG; encoded by the coding sequence ATTTTAGGGACCACGACAACACGCCGCACCCTGCTCACCGCGGCCACCACCACCGCCGCCACCCTCGCGCTCGGCGCGGGACCGGCGTACGCGGAGGATCCCCGACAGCGGGACACCCGCGCCCGGCTGCGCGAGCTGGAGGCGCGGCACGGCGCGAGGATCGGCGCGTTCGCGTACAACCTGAGGACAGAGGCCACCGTGCGCCACCGCGCGGCGGAACGCTTCCCCGGCTGCTCGGTGTTCAAGACGCTCGCGGCGGCGGCCGTGCTGCGGGATCTGGACCAGCACGGGGAGACACTCGCCCGGCGCATCCACTACACGGCGGCGGACCTGGCCGGGTACTCACCGAAGACGGGTGAGCCGGAGCACCTGGCGGGCGGCATGACCGTCGGGGAACTGTGCGACGCGGCGATCCGCCACAGCGACAACACGGCGGCCAATCTGCTGCTCCGCGAACTGGGCGGCCCCACGGCGATCACGCGTTTCTGTCGCTCGCTGGGGGACCCGAAGACCCGCCTGGACCGCTGGGAACCGGAGCTGAACACGGCGGAGCCCTGGCGGGTGGAGGACACGACCACCCCGGGTGCCATCGCCGGCACCTACGCCCGGCTCGTCCTCGGCGACGCGCTCCACTACCGCGACCGTGACCGCCTGACGACGTGGCTGCTCGGCAACACCACCAGCGGCGACCGTTTCCACGCGGGCCTGCCCGAGGACTGGACGATCGCCGACAAGACCGGCACCGGCGACTACGGCACCAGCAACGACGTGGGCATCGCCTGGACCCCGGACGGTGCCCCCGTGGCCCTCGCCGTCCTCAGCACCAAACCCGCGCAGGACGCCGCCGCCGACAGCCCCCTCGTCGCCGCCACGGCCTCGGTCCTGGCCGCGGCCGTGGGCTGA
- a CDS encoding S53 family peptidase codes for MRTTPPIPPTSPTPGNRSAARTNWRRMGSAAVATAALLVAGFGTAVDASAAAGTTATKTVVSKSTAAKAASTKVTWTRSCAEPKKKGEMACNALRVTGGTTAFMQANAHANTVTPKAAADSPTGYGPSDLQDAYGLTDAAASNGSGETIAIVDAYDDPNAASDLAAYRSYYGLSACTVANGCFKKVSQTGSTTSLPSADSGWAGEISLDLDMASAVCPNCNITLVEAKSSSMANLGTAVNEAVKLGAKYVSNSYGGSESSSDTSYDSSYFNHPGVAITVSAGDEGYGAEYPAASKYVTSVGGTALSSSSNSRGWTEKVWNTSSTEGTGSGCSAYDAKPTWQADTSCSKRMIADVSAVADPATGVSVYDTYGDGTGWVTYGGTSASSPIIAAVYALAGTPSSGSYPAKFPYGSAGTSALNDVTSGSNGSCSTSYFCTAKSGYDGPTGWGTPEGVSAFTG; via the coding sequence TTGCGTACTACACCCCCCATACCCCCCACGTCCCCCACACCCGGCAACAGATCGGCCGCACGCACCAACTGGCGCCGCATGGGCTCCGCGGCCGTCGCCACCGCCGCCCTCCTGGTGGCCGGTTTCGGCACCGCCGTCGACGCGAGCGCGGCGGCCGGCACGACCGCGACGAAGACCGTCGTGAGCAAGAGCACCGCCGCCAAGGCCGCTTCCACGAAGGTCACTTGGACCCGTTCCTGCGCCGAGCCCAAGAAGAAGGGGGAGATGGCCTGCAACGCGCTGCGCGTGACCGGCGGCACGACCGCCTTCATGCAGGCCAACGCCCACGCGAACACCGTCACCCCCAAGGCCGCCGCCGACTCCCCCACCGGCTACGGCCCCAGCGACCTCCAGGACGCGTACGGCCTGACCGACGCCGCCGCCTCCAACGGCTCGGGCGAGACCATCGCGATCGTCGACGCCTACGACGACCCGAACGCGGCCTCCGACCTCGCCGCGTACCGCTCGTACTACGGCCTGTCGGCCTGCACCGTCGCCAACGGCTGTTTCAAGAAGGTCAGTCAGACGGGCTCCACGACCTCCCTGCCCTCCGCCGACAGCGGCTGGGCCGGTGAGATCTCGCTCGACCTCGACATGGCCAGCGCCGTCTGCCCCAACTGCAACATCACGCTGGTCGAGGCGAAGTCCTCCTCCATGGCCAACCTCGGCACCGCGGTGAACGAGGCGGTCAAGCTCGGCGCGAAGTACGTCTCCAACAGCTACGGCGGCTCGGAGTCCTCCTCCGACACCTCCTACGACAGCTCGTACTTCAACCACCCGGGCGTCGCCATCACGGTCAGCGCGGGCGACGAGGGCTACGGCGCGGAGTACCCGGCCGCCTCCAAGTACGTGACCTCCGTCGGCGGCACCGCCCTCTCCTCGAGCTCCAACAGCCGCGGCTGGACCGAGAAGGTGTGGAACACCAGCAGCACCGAGGGCACCGGCTCGGGCTGCTCCGCCTATGACGCGAAGCCGACCTGGCAGGCCGACACCTCCTGCTCGAAGCGCATGATCGCGGACGTCTCGGCCGTCGCCGACCCGGCCACCGGCGTCTCGGTCTACGACACCTACGGCGACGGCACCGGCTGGGTCACCTACGGCGGCACCAGCGCCTCCTCGCCGATCATCGCGGCCGTGTACGCCCTGGCCGGCACCCCGTCCAGCGGCTCGTACCCGGCGAAGTTCCCGTACGGCTCGGCCGGCACGTCCGCGCTCAACGACGTGACGTCCGGCAGCAACGGCTCCTGCTCCACGAGCTACTTCTGCACCGCCAAGTCGGGCTACGACGGCCCGACCGGCTGGGGCACCCCGGAGGGAGTCTCGGCCTTCACCGGCTGA
- a CDS encoding S53 family peptidase, whose translation MRTSNPQEPARPAVRGGWRRIGAAAVGTAALVLAGFGAAGPASAAPAAKATSAATSTSSKVTWSPACSTPAKGQMACKALRVTGGTTAFQKANAHADAVTPKAADAATPSGYGPSNLQSAYGLTSAAASNGSGETIAIVDAYNDPNAEADLAKYRSYYGLSACTTANGCFKKVSQTGSTTSLPSSDAGWSEEISLDVDMASAICPNCNILLVEATSATMANLGKAVNEAVTLGAKYVSNSYGGSESSSDTTYDTSYFNHPGVAITVSAGDSGYGAEYPAASKYVTSVGGTALSTSSNSRGWTESVWETSSTEGTGSGCSSYDAKPTWQTDSGCSKRTIADVSAVADPATGVSVYDSYGVTAGWYTFGGTSASSPIIAGVYALGGTPSSSSYPASFPYASAGTSALNDVTSGSNGSCGSSYLCTAKSGYDGPTGWGTPEGVSAFTG comes from the coding sequence TTGCGTACCTCGAATCCCCAAGAGCCCGCCAGACCCGCCGTACGCGGCGGGTGGCGCCGTATCGGAGCAGCAGCCGTCGGCACCGCGGCTCTCGTCCTCGCCGGCTTCGGCGCCGCGGGCCCCGCGAGCGCCGCCCCGGCCGCCAAGGCCACCTCAGCTGCCACCTCCACCTCCTCCAAGGTGACGTGGAGCCCGGCCTGTTCCACCCCCGCGAAGGGCCAGATGGCCTGCAAGGCGCTGCGGGTCACCGGCGGCACGACCGCCTTCCAGAAGGCCAACGCCCACGCGGACGCCGTCACCCCGAAGGCCGCCGACGCCGCCACCCCGTCCGGGTACGGGCCGAGCAACCTCCAGAGCGCCTACGGCCTGACCTCCGCCGCCGCCTCCAACGGCTCGGGCGAGACGATCGCGATCGTCGACGCGTACAACGACCCGAACGCCGAGGCGGACCTCGCCAAGTACCGCTCGTACTACGGCCTGTCGGCCTGCACCACGGCCAACGGCTGCTTCAAGAAGGTCAGCCAGACCGGCTCGACGACCTCCCTGCCCTCCAGTGACGCCGGCTGGTCCGAGGAGATCTCCCTCGACGTCGACATGGCCAGCGCCATCTGCCCGAACTGCAACATCCTGCTCGTCGAGGCCACCTCCGCCACCATGGCCAACCTCGGCAAGGCGGTGAACGAGGCCGTCACCCTGGGCGCGAAGTACGTCTCCAACAGCTACGGCGGCTCGGAGTCCTCCTCCGACACCACCTACGACACCTCGTACTTCAACCACCCCGGCGTCGCCATCACCGTCTCCGCGGGTGACTCCGGCTACGGCGCCGAGTACCCGGCCGCCTCCAAGTACGTGACCTCCGTGGGCGGCACCGCCCTGTCCACCAGCTCCAACAGCCGCGGCTGGACCGAGAGCGTCTGGGAGACCAGCAGTACCGAGGGCACCGGCTCCGGCTGCTCCTCGTACGACGCGAAGCCGACCTGGCAGACGGACTCGGGCTGCTCGAAGCGGACCATCGCCGACGTCTCGGCCGTCGCCGACCCGGCCACCGGCGTCTCGGTCTACGACTCCTACGGGGTCACGGCCGGCTGGTACACCTTCGGCGGCACGAGCGCGTCCTCGCCGATCATCGCCGGTGTGTACGCCCTCGGCGGCACCCCCTCCAGCAGCTCCTACCCGGCGTCCTTCCCCTACGCGTCGGCCGGTACCTCGGCCCTCAACGACGTGACCTCCGGCAGCAACGGCAGCTGCGGCTCCAGCTATCTGTGCACCGCGAAGTCGGGCTACGACGGCCCGACCGGCTGGGGCACCCCGGAGGGAGTCTCGGCCTTCACCGGCTGA
- a CDS encoding SCO6880 family protein — MTTESHVSHPVTPRRTYLIGRARPNAIVGRNRESGEIALIIAGAFLGMMCGLLVPVLSLRIVLLMGFPLVAIAAVYIPYKRRTFYKWFEINRSYKRNLRSGTAYRSSVQEAGTRLDGKEVEIGPPPGIGRISWLAAPFGPDEIAVLLHADRRTVTAAIEIEGPGVGLRDSEDQEALVDRFGTLLKHVANGDGFVTRLQMLARTLPADPDAHAKDVAQRGDEKAPAWLQQSYDQLQSMVSTSSEQHRAYLVACMHYNRELAAEAQAMARAARPQGGKKLDRDAGLAVVMARELTDICSRLQEADIRVRQPLGQGRLASLVHSMYDPDHPIDHIQAMTKRNAWPAELDAMEPTYLQAKTRESSTRAPWCHATAWVKEWPMTPVGVNFLAPLLVHTPDVIRTVAVTMDLEPTEVAIERMLTEKTNDDAEASRQLKMNRTVDPRDVASHNRLDQRGEDLASGAAGVNLVGYITVSSRSPEALARDKRTIRASAGKSYLKLEWCDREHHRAFVNTLPFATGIRR; from the coding sequence TTGACGACCGAATCCCACGTGTCCCATCCGGTCACGCCCCGCCGTACATATCTGATCGGCCGCGCCCGGCCGAACGCGATCGTCGGCCGGAACCGCGAGTCCGGCGAGATCGCGCTCATCATCGCGGGCGCGTTCCTCGGCATGATGTGCGGCTTGCTCGTCCCCGTCCTGTCCCTGCGGATCGTGCTGCTGATGGGCTTCCCGCTGGTGGCCATCGCCGCGGTGTACATCCCGTACAAGCGCCGCACGTTCTACAAGTGGTTCGAGATCAACCGCAGTTACAAGCGCAACCTGCGCAGCGGCACGGCGTACCGCAGCAGCGTCCAGGAGGCCGGTACGCGTCTGGACGGCAAGGAGGTCGAGATCGGGCCGCCGCCCGGCATCGGCCGGATCTCCTGGCTCGCGGCCCCCTTCGGCCCCGACGAGATCGCCGTACTCCTGCACGCCGACCGCCGCACCGTCACCGCCGCGATCGAGATCGAGGGCCCGGGCGTCGGCCTGCGCGACAGCGAGGACCAGGAGGCCCTCGTCGACCGCTTCGGCACGCTGCTCAAGCACGTGGCGAACGGCGACGGCTTCGTCACCCGCCTCCAGATGCTCGCCCGCACCCTCCCCGCCGACCCGGACGCCCACGCCAAGGACGTCGCCCAGCGCGGGGACGAGAAGGCACCGGCCTGGCTCCAACAGTCCTACGACCAGCTCCAGTCCATGGTGTCCACCAGCAGCGAGCAGCACCGCGCCTACCTCGTCGCGTGCATGCACTACAACCGTGAACTCGCCGCCGAGGCCCAGGCCATGGCGCGCGCCGCCCGTCCCCAGGGCGGCAAGAAGCTGGACCGCGACGCCGGGCTCGCCGTCGTCATGGCACGCGAGCTGACCGACATCTGCTCGCGCCTCCAGGAAGCCGACATCCGCGTACGCCAGCCGCTCGGTCAGGGGCGACTGGCCTCCCTCGTGCACTCCATGTACGACCCCGACCACCCGATCGACCACATCCAGGCGATGACGAAACGTAATGCCTGGCCCGCCGAGCTCGACGCCATGGAGCCCACCTACCTCCAGGCGAAGACCCGCGAGTCCTCCACCCGCGCCCCCTGGTGCCACGCCACGGCCTGGGTGAAGGAATGGCCGATGACCCCGGTCGGCGTGAACTTCCTGGCCCCGCTCCTGGTCCACACCCCGGACGTCATCCGCACCGTCGCCGTCACGATGGACCTCGAACCCACCGAGGTCGCCATCGAGCGCATGCTGACGGAGAAGACGAACGACGACGCCGAGGCCAGCCGCCAGCTGAAGATGAACCGCACGGTCGACCCCCGCGACGTCGCCTCCCACAACCGCCTGGACCAGCGCGGTGAGGACCTCGCGAGCGGTGCCGCCGGCGTCAACCTCGTCGGCTACATCACCGTCAGCTCCCGCTCCCCGGAGGCCCTCGCCCGCGACAAGCGCACCATCCGCGCCTCCGCCGGAAAGTCGTATCTGAAGCTGGAGTGGTGCGACCGCGAGCATCACCGGGCCTTCGTCAACACACTGCCGTTCGCCACCGGAATCCGCAGGTAG